Proteins encoded together in one Dasypus novemcinctus isolate mDasNov1 chromosome 9, mDasNov1.1.hap2, whole genome shotgun sequence window:
- the PRPF38B gene encoding pre-mRNA-splicing factor 38B: MANNSPALTGNSQPQHQAAAAAAQQQQQCGGGGAATKPAVSGKQGNVLPLWGNEKTMNLNPMILTNILSSPYFKVQLYELKTYHEVVDEIYFKVTHVEPWEKGSRKTAGQTGMCGGVRGVGTGGIVSTAFCLLYKLFTLKLTRKQVMGLITHTDSPYIRALGFMYIRYTQPPTDLWDWFESFLDDEEDLDVKAGGGCVMTIGEMLRSFLTKLEWFSTLFPRIPVPVQKNIDQQIKTRPRKIKKDGKEGAEEIDRHVERRRSRSPRRSLSPRRSPRRSRSRSHHREGHGSSSFDRELEREKERQRLEREAKEREKERRRSRSIDRGLERRHSRSRERHRSRSRSRDRKADRRDRDREREKENERGRRRDRDYDKERGNDREKERERSRERSKERRSRGEVEEKKHKEDKDDRRHRDDKKDSKKEKKHSRSRSRERKHRSRSRSRNAGKRSRSRSKEKSSKHKNESKEKSNKRSRSGSQGRTDSVEKSRKREHSPSKEKSRKRSRSKERSHKRDHSDSKDQSDKHDRRRSQSIEGESQEKQHRNKDETV; this comes from the exons ATGGCTAACAACAGCCCGGCGCTGACAGGCAACTCGCAGCCGCAGCATCAGGCGGCCGCAGCCGCGGCCCAGCAGCAACAGCagtgcggcggcggcggcgccgcCACCAAGCCGGCAGTCTCGGGCAAGCAGGGCAATGTGCTGCCGCTCTGGGGCAACGAGAAGACCATGAACCTCAACCCCATGATCCTGACCAACATCCTGTCGTCGCCTTACTTCAAAGTGCAGCTCTACGAACTCAAGACCTACCACGAGGTGGTGGACGAGATCTATTTCAAG GTCACACACGTTGAACCATGGGAGAAAGGAAGCAGGAAAACAGCAGGACAGACAGGGATGTGCGGAGGG GTTCGAGGTGTTGGAACAGGAGGAATTGTTTCTACAGCCTTTTGCCTATTATACAAATTGTTTACTCTGAAGTTAACTCGTAAACAAGTGATGGGTCTCATAACACACACAGACTCTCCATATATTAGAGCCCTTGGATTTATGTATATAAG GTACACACAGCCCCCTACAGATCTATGGGATTGGTTTGAATCCTTCCTTGATGATGAAGAG GACCTAGATGTGAAGGCTGGTGGAGGCTGTGTAATGACCATTGGAGAAATGTTGCGGTCTTTTCTTACAAAATTGGAGTGGTTTTCTACCTTGTTTCCAAGAATTCCAGTTCCAGTTCAGAAGAATATTGACCAACAGATTAAAACCCGACCtagaaaaatcaagaaagatgGAAAGGAAGGTGCTGAGGAAATAGACAGACATGTTGAGCGCAGACGTTCAAG GTCTCCAAGGAGATCATTGAGTCCACGGAGGTCCCCAAGAAGATCAAGAAGTAGAAGCCATCATCGGGAGGGCCATGGGTCTTCTAGTTTTGACAGAGaattagaaagagagaaagaacgcCAGAGACTAGAACGTGAagccaaagaaagggagaaagaaagacgACGATCTCGAAGTATTGATCGAGGGTTAGAACGCAGACATAGTAGGAGTAGGGAAAGGCATAGAAGTCGCAGTCGAAGTCGTGATAGGAAAGCAGATAGAAGGGACAGGgatagggaaagagagaaagaaaatgaaagaggtaGAAGACGCGATCGTGACTATGATAAAGAAAGAGGTAATGAccgagaaaaggagagagagcgATCAAGAGAACGGTCCAAGGAACGGAGAAGTAGGGGCGAGGTAGAAGAGAAGAAACATAAAGAAGACAAAGATGATAGGCGGCATAGAGATGACAAAAAAGAttccaagaaggagaaaaaacacaGTAGAAGTAGAAGCAGAGAGAGGAAACATAGAAGTAGGAGTAGAAGTAGAAATGCAGGGAAGCGAAGTAGAAGCAGGAGCAAAGAgaaatcaagtaaacataaaaatgaaagtaaagaaaaatctAATAAACGAAGTAGAAGTGGCAGTCAAGGAAGAACTGACAGTGTTGAAAAGTCAAGAAAACGGGAACATAGCCCCAGCAAAGAAAAATCTAGAAAGCGTAGCAGAAGCAAAGAACGTTCTCACAAGAGAGATCACAGTGATAGTAAGGACCAGTCAGACAAACATGATCGTCGAAGGAGCCAAAGTATAGAAGGAGAGAGCCAAGAAAAACAACATAGAAACAAAGATGAGACTGTGTGA